A stretch of DNA from Methanoplanus endosymbiosus:
GCTCTTCCATTGCCTTATCCGGCTCTTCTCTGGTGAAATCAAACCCGGCTCCCCTGATGATTTTATGCCTGATTTCTGAGTCTTCCTTCTGAATTTTCTCACAGAACTCTTTATCAGTCTGCATCCTCTTTACAAATTCTTCTGCACTTTCAGGTGGCATATATAGTTGTAGAGACTTTTTAGCTCCTTAATCTTTACGATCTCCATAGAACCCCTTTACAGCCATATTCAGGTAATTTCTGCCGGAATAACACAATAAATCTTAGTAGCATCCGGACAACAGCACCTCAGCCATAACAGTTTTTACGAAAGCGTAAAACCACATAATCTATCACCATAAGTTATATCCGGAAAATATAAGCATAAAAACCTACTACATATGGATATTACCGGTTCTTACAGTTTCATCACCCGGATGCCGGTTACAGAATGTAAGAACACAGGTGACACTAAGGAATTATTCATAACAATAAGGCAGACCCGGGTACCGGTTACAGTTCTGACATACTGTGTATTATGCCAGATCAGCTGCCATTCTGAAATAAAAATAAGAACAGTAAAATGTTCAGCCGTCATAAAATAATTTAAAGCCCCCATGGTAAAAATTCTGCTGAACAGCCCCATATCCGGATAATTCATACAGACCACCAAAGGACAGGAAAAAACATGAGAAAAGACCTGTTTAGAAAAGAACCATTAAAGAGGCTGGCCGCTCCCGACAATACTCAACAGCTCATCGTTCAGCCCAGGCTGTCCTTATGGATTCTGCTTGCTGCTCTGGCAGTCATACTTATTACAGTGTCATCAGCGTATCTGACCATGACCATATACAGCACAGTAAACGGCAACGGAATTTTCATAAGCAATTCATCGGACCATGCCCCTAAATCTCCGCTGGATTATGAAGTTCTGCTTTTCATCCCGATAGATGAAGGAAACAAAGTATCCACCGGAATGAAAGCACAGATAACTCCGCAGAACATGGACATGGAAGAATATACATACATAAAAGGAACAGTCACCGGCATTTCATCATGGCCGGTAACAGAAGATGAGATAACAGAAAGACTCAATCATTCAGAACTTGGGGATTACTTCCTGAAAAAAGCCGGAGATCCGGTGTACATAGTAACAGTCTCTCCCATACAGGACAAAAAAGACCCGGAATCATTTGTTTATTCTGCACAGACAGGCGAAGAACCGGTAATAAAACCCTACTTCATGTGCCACGGACGGATAATAACAGATGAAGAGACCGTTCTGGAAAAATTCTTCCCGCCACTATAAACAGTAACATATCTTATGAAGTTAATCGATACTAAGTTTATCAATTTTCATAACATGATCCGCCCAGCAAAAAGGGTAAAAACTCCGGTAATACTACAGCTTGAGGCAGTAGAATGTGGAGCTGCGGCTCTGGCAATTATTCTTGGCTATCATAAACTTTTCCTCCCGCTGGAGAAGGTCCGGGCAGATTGCGGAGTATC
This window harbors:
- a CDS encoding Nif11-like leader peptide family natural product precursor gives rise to the protein MPPESAEEFVKRMQTDKEFCEKIQKEDSEIRHKIIRGAGFDFTREEPDKAMEELSDEELKAVTGGSDSGVADCYVHCHF